One window of the Pelobates fuscus isolate aPelFus1 chromosome 12, aPelFus1.pri, whole genome shotgun sequence genome contains the following:
- the C12H19orf12 gene encoding protein C19orf12 homolog — MPVHLDDILALLCHVSEQQKMKAAVKHSAKGALAAGACAFVGGLMGGPVGIAAGGAVGGLVGAWMTSGQFQPIPQILMELPPVKQQDLCDRVFAIIRNLDWTDATHLIMLVSGNAALQQKVAALLINYVTQELRAEIQYGD, encoded by the exons ATGCCGGTACATTTGGATGATATTTTGGCTCTTTTGTGCCATGTATCTGAACAACAAAAGATGAAGGCTGCGGTGAAGCACTCTGCCAAAGGAGCTCTAGCGGCGGGGGCATGCGCCTTTGTTGGTGGACTGATGGGTGGTCCAGTAGGAATAGCTGCAG GTGGCGCTGTGGGCGGTCTAGTAGGTGCATGGATGACCAGCGGGCAGTTCCAGCCCATACCCCAGATTCTAATGGAGCTCCCGCCTGTAAAGCAGCAAGACCTCTGTGATCGTGTTTTTGCAATAATTCGAAATCTGGACTGGACTGATGCCACACATCTGATCATGCTAGTCAGTGGCAATGCCGCTTTGCAACAGAAGGTGGCAGCATTGCTCATAAACTACGTGACTCAGGAGCTGCGAGCTGAAATTCAGTATGGGGATTAG